CCGCGGTGGCGATGGCGGTCGACCACTGCTTCGGCACCGTGGGCATGCACCGGATCGAGATCGCCATCCGTCCCGAGAACGCGGCCAGCCTGCGGGTGGTGGACAAGCTGGGTCTCCGCCATGAGGGTCTGCGTCCCCGCTACCTCCACATCGACGGCGACTGGCGCGACCACCTGGTCTTCGCGCTCAACGCCGAGGAGGTCCCCGACGGGCTGCTGCAGCGCTGGGAGCGGCTCCGGGGCTGAGTGCCGGGGGGTGCCCGGGGGATCGGCGGCCGACACTCCGGCCCGCCTGGGGAGCCGGGCGGCGCGCGGCTCCTATGCTCGCCCCCGTGGGTACCGGACTGATCTTCCTCGCCATCGTCACAGCCTGGCTCGCCTACCTCGTCCCGCTGTTCCTGCGTCGCCAGCAGGCCGACGTGGACGACGACCCGCGCGACAACTTCTCCTCCTCGGTGCGCATCGTCACCACGGGGGCCGCGCCGCTGCTGGACCACGACGGCGAGGCGATCGACGACGTCGAGGTGTCCACCCCGATGACCCGCCGCTCCGCGATCCGGGAGATCCGGCAGAGCGAGCGCCGGGCGGCGGCCCGACGTCGACGGGTGCTGCTGGTGCTGCTGGCCGGGCTCACCGTCTGCCTGGCCCTGGCCGGTCTGTCGGTCCTGCCGTGGTGGAGCCTGGCGGTGCCCGGCGGTCTGGTGCTGGTCTTCCTCGTCGTGGCCCGGTTCACCGTGGCCGCCATGGTGCGCAAGCACGACCGCGTGGTCGAGCGGATCCGCCGCGGCTCGGACGAGGAGACCGTGATGATCAAGCTCGGCTCGCTGCGCGCCGAGGCCGAGCCCACCGGCGCCGTCGCCACCCGTCCGGTGGCCGGTCTGTGGGAGCCGATCCCCGTGACCACCCCCACCTACGTCTCCAAGCCGTTGGCGCCGCGGACGGTCCGCACCATCGACCTCTCCGCCCCCGACGTCACCTCCTCGGGCCGGCGCGCCGAGCCCGTCCTGGCCGAGACGGCCCCGCTGGCCGTCACCCCGCCCCGCGAGCTGCCGGACCAGCCCCGCGCCGTCGGGGAGTAGCCGCTCAGAGACGCGGGTCGACCGGCTCGGACTCCAGCGCGAGGACGGCGAAGACGGCCTCGTGCACCCGCCACAGCGGCTCGCCCTCGGTGAGCCGGCACAGCGCCTCCAGACCCAGCGCGTGCTCGCGCAGGGCCAGGCTCCGCTTGTGCTGCAGCGTCCGGTGGCGCAGCCGCTCCATCGTGGCCGGGTCGGTGTGGTCGGGGCCGTAGACCAGCCGCAGGTACTCCCGTCCCCGGACCTTGAGGCCCGGCTGGACCAGGGAGCGCCCGGTCCGGACGAGGCCGGCGTACGGCTTGACCACCATGCCCTCGCCGCCCGCGGCGGTCAGCTCCTCCCACCAGCGGGTGGCGGCCTCGACGGATGCCGGGTCGTCGGTGTGCACCTCGACCCGGCCCGTGGTGCGGAACAGCGTCGGGTCGGAGGCCACCAGCCGGTCGGCGAGGGCGAGGTGCCAGCCGTGGTCGCGCTCGTGGTGGGCCGCGCCCTCGCTGGCCAGCACCTGGAAGGGCGCCAGCTGCACCCCGTCCAGACCGTCCACCTCCCAGCAGTAGCGGCGGTAGGCCGCGGTGAAGGCGGTGGCCCTCGCCGCGCGGGCCGAGGTCCGGGCCAGCAGCGCCCCGACGTCGGCGCCGCGTCCGGCGGCGGCCTGCAACCCGGCCAGCGCCGGTGGGAACGCGGCACGGGCCGCCGCCCCGACGGCGGCGTACTGGTCGCGCAGCAGCCCTCTCGCCTTGGCCGACCAGGGCAGCAGCTCGGCGTCCAGCAGCAGCCAGTCCGTCCCGAGCTCCTCCCACAGCCCGGCGGCCCCGACCGCGGCCCGGACGCGTCCCAGCAGCTCCCCGGTGGTGGTCGGGTCGAAGAAGGACCGGCCGGTGCGGGTCCACACCGCGCCGGTGCGCCCGTCGGGGTCGCCGAAGCGGCGTCGGGCCGCGTCGGCGTCGGCGCACACCAGCACGACCGCCCGCGAGCCCATGTGCTTCTCCTCGCACAGCAGGTGGGTGACGCCCTCGCCGGCGTAGTGGCTGAAGGCCTCGGCCGGGTGCTCCAGGTGGTCCGGCAGCGCCGAGGTGGCCACCGGGGACATGGTCGGGGGCAGCCAGGGCAGCCACCGCGGGTGCAGGGCGAAGCGGCTCACCACCTCCAGCGCCGCGCGGGCGTTGGCCTCGCGCACGCTGATCCGGCCCAGGAAGCGGGTGCGCACGCCGGACCCCTGCCCCTCCACCAGCACGTCGGAGAGGGACAGCTGGTCGGGGTCGCGCTCGGGTGGGGCCTCGGGTGCCAGCGGGCGGACCGGTGCGTAGTGCTCGCGCTCGGCCGGCACCGAGACCAGCTCCCGCTCCGGGTAGCGCAGCGCGGACAACCGTCCGCCGAAGACGCAGCCGGTGTCGAGGCAGAGGGTGCCGTTGACCCACTCGGTCTCGGCGGTGGGCGTGTGGCCGTAGAGCACCGTCGCGCGCCCGCGGTAGTCCCGGGCCCAGGGCAGCCGGACGGGCAGCCCGTACTCGTCGGACTCCCCGGTGGTGTCGCCGTAGAGGGCGAAGGCGCGGACCCGCCCGGACGCGCGTCCGTGGTAGGCCTCCTTGAGCCCGGCGTGGGCGACCACCAGACGACCGGCGTCGAGCAGGTGGTGGCTGACCAGCCGGTCGCACCAGGCGCGCACCTGCTCGGTGAACTCCGGCCCCTCCGCCTCGAGCTCGCTGAGGGTGCCGGCCAGCCCGTGCGACGGCGTCACCTGTCGGCGGGACAGGGCGCGAACCAGCTTGGCCTCGTGGTTGCCGCTGACGCAGAGCGCGTGCCCGGCCGCGTGCATGCCCATCACCAGCCGCAGCACCCCGGCGCTGTCCGGGCCGCGGTCGACCAGGTCCCCGACGAAGACGGCGGTGCGACCGCTCGGCGGCACCGCGTCGACCGGACGTCCCTGCTCGTCGCGGACCAGGCGGTAGCCCAGCGTCTGCAGCAGGGTCTCCAGCTCGGCGCGGCAGCCGTGCACGTCGCCGACGACGTCGAAGGGTCCGGTGCGGTCGCGGAGG
The sequence above is a segment of the Auraticoccus monumenti genome. Coding sequences within it:
- the sepX gene encoding divisome protein SepX/GlpR; amino-acid sequence: MGTGLIFLAIVTAWLAYLVPLFLRRQQADVDDDPRDNFSSSVRIVTTGAAPLLDHDGEAIDDVEVSTPMTRRSAIREIRQSERRAAARRRRVLLVLLAGLTVCLALAGLSVLPWWSLAVPGGLVLVFLVVARFTVAAMVRKHDRVVERIRRGSDEETVMIKLGSLRAEAEPTGAVATRPVAGLWEPIPVTTPTYVSKPLAPRTVRTIDLSAPDVTSSGRRAEPVLAETAPLAVTPPRELPDQPRAVGE
- a CDS encoding polynucleotide kinase-phosphatase; translated protein: MSEEDVTPRRLPVPEVSLVVLVGVSGSGKSTFAARCFAPYETVSSDECRGLVANDPTDQDATGDAFDLLHHLVGLRLRRGLLTVVDATNVQPDARRQLVALARDHDVLPVAIVLDVPERLALARNRERPERDFGDHVVRRQRSQLRRGLGGLRREGFRTVHVLDEEQAGRDVVVREPLRNDLRDRTGPFDVVGDVHGCRAELETLLQTLGYRLVRDEQGRPVDAVPPSGRTAVFVGDLVDRGPDSAGVLRLVMGMHAAGHALCVSGNHEAKLVRALSRRQVTPSHGLAGTLSELEAEGPEFTEQVRAWCDRLVSHHLLDAGRLVVAHAGLKEAYHGRASGRVRAFALYGDTTGESDEYGLPVRLPWARDYRGRATVLYGHTPTAETEWVNGTLCLDTGCVFGGRLSALRYPERELVSVPAEREHYAPVRPLAPEAPPERDPDQLSLSDVLVEGQGSGVRTRFLGRISVREANARAALEVVSRFALHPRWLPWLPPTMSPVATSALPDHLEHPAEAFSHYAGEGVTHLLCEEKHMGSRAVVLVCADADAARRRFGDPDGRTGAVWTRTGRSFFDPTTTGELLGRVRAAVGAAGLWEELGTDWLLLDAELLPWSAKARGLLRDQYAAVGAAARAAFPPALAGLQAAAGRGADVGALLARTSARAARATAFTAAYRRYCWEVDGLDGVQLAPFQVLASEGAAHHERDHGWHLALADRLVASDPTLFRTTGRVEVHTDDPASVEAATRWWEELTAAGGEGMVVKPYAGLVRTGRSLVQPGLKVRGREYLRLVYGPDHTDPATMERLRHRTLQHKRSLALREHALGLEALCRLTEGEPLWRVHEAVFAVLALESEPVDPRL